From Triticum aestivum cultivar Chinese Spring chromosome 4A, IWGSC CS RefSeq v2.1, whole genome shotgun sequence, a single genomic window includes:
- the LOC123081549 gene encoding 2-hydroxy-6-oxononadienedioate/2-hydroxy-6-oxononatrienedioate hydrolase, which translates to MQARAGSAAGAAALAATKQHPAAASSLFALLSLSLLLLRLLLRLRLAAFRDAALTLHLLARLRIRPVTLRLPGPHATTLRVWCPASPSGKPPPLLLHGFGGDAKWTWARNLAALSRSFHLYVPDLVFFGSHSRSASPLRSVAFQARCAADAMRLLGVGRYDVAGISYGGFVAYRMAAVEARESVARVVIMTSGVAATVQEMGELAAREEMAVEEALLPDSAAGLRRLVHRSMHRPPPWLPDFVLHDFIQLMFVDQRKERTELLRELLRSGAGIDPLPALTQKTLVLWGDKDQVFPVDLGYKLHRHLGKKSRLEIIKDAGHALQLEGADKVNSFIKSFFLDERDEPEFGTT; encoded by the exons ATGCAAGCTCGCGCCGGATCGGCGGCCGgcgccgccgcgctcgccgccaCGAAGCAGCACCCGGCGGCCGCCTCGTCCCTCTTCgcgctgctctccctctcgctgctCCTCCTCCGGCTGCTGCTCCGCCTCCGGCTCGCCGCCTTCCGCGACGCCGCGCTCACGCTCCACCTCCTCGCGCGCCTCCGCATCCGGCCCGTCACCCTCCGCCTCCCCGGCCCGCACGCCACCACGCTCCGCGTCTGGTGCCCGGCCTCGCCGTCCGgcaagccgccgccgctgctcctccACGGCTTCGGCGGCGACGCCAAGTGGACGTGGGCGCGCAACCTGGCCGCGCTCTCCCGCAGCTTCCACCTCTACGTGCCGGACCTGGTCTTCTTCGGCTCGCACTCCCGCTCCGCCTCGCCGCTCCGGTCCGTGGCCTTCCAGGCCCGCTGCGCCGCGGACGCGATGCGGCTCCTCGGCGTGGGCCGGTACGACGTGGCCGGGATCAGCTACGGGGGGTTCGTGGCGTACCGGATGGCGGCCGTGGAGGCCCGGGAGAGCGTGGCCAGGGTTGTCATCATGACCAGCGGCGTGGCGGCCACGGTGCAGGAGATGGGCGAGCTGGCGGCGCGGGAGGAGATGGCCGTGGAGGAGGCGCTGCTGCCCGACAGCGCCGCCGGGCTGCGCCGGCTCGTGCACCGGTCCATGCACCGCCCCCCGCCCTGGCTGCCGGACTTCGTGCTCCACGATTTCATCCAG CTGATGTTCGTGGACCAGAGAAAGGAGAGAACGGAGCTGCTGCGAGAACTACTCAGGAGCGGAGCCGGCATCGATCCCCTCCCGGCTCTCACTCAG AAAACGCTGGTTCTGTGGGGAGACAAGGACCAGGTGTTCCCCGTCGATCTTGGCTACAAACTGCACAG GCATCTAGGCAAGAAATCGAGGCTAGAGATAATCAAGGACGCAGGGCACGCGCTGCAGTTGGAGGGGGCCGACAAGGTCAACAGTTTCATCAAGTCGTTCTTCCTAGATGAACGGGATGAGCCAGAATTCGGCACAACCTGA
- the LOC123084724 gene encoding 2-hydroxymuconate semialdehyde hydrolase: MGAGLSLVPLIDYFARREFLAAGLRPHSVTLPYPDGGDGGSSTCTVHYWAPAGEPRLPPLLLIHGFGPRATWQWRCQVGPLSRQFHVIVPDLLGFGGSSWDSPSAPPPSEATQAAALVALLDSVQGLKGKRVAVAGTSYGGFVAYWLARAAGPRRVGPVVIASSDLLKTAADDRAFLKRAGEGWRGAHELLLPAEPAAMRRLMEMAVYRPPPAMMTPDFVLRDFIQKLFMDNREQLTHLFKGITVGTDKFQVTPLSQEVLIVWGEHDQLFPLDKAYAIQRSLDGKARVEIIKKTGHTPQLEDPARFNNIMLDFLVAADKPADPARTNGSSL, encoded by the exons ATGGGGGCCGGCCTCAGCCTCGTGCCGCTCATCGACTACTTCGCCCGCcgcgagttcctcgccgccggcctccgcccCCACTCCGTCACGCTCCCCTAccccgacggcggcgacggcgggtccTCGACCTGCACCGTGCACTACTGGGCGCCGGCGGGGGAGCCGCGGCTGCCGCCACTGCTGCTCATCCACGGCTTCGGGCCTCGGGCCACCTGGCAGTGGCGCTGCCAGGTGGGGCCGCTGTCCCGCCAGTTCCACGTCATCGTCCCGGACCTGCTCGGCTTCGGCGGCAGCTCCTGGGACTCGCCCtcggcgccgccgccgtcggagGCCACGCAGGCCGCGGCGCTCGTGGCGCTGCTGGACTCGGTGCAGGGGCTCAAAGGCAAGCGGGTGGCCGTGGCGGGCACGAGCTACGGCGGGTTCGTGGCCTACTGGCTGGCGCGCGCGGCGGGGCCCCGGAGGGTGGGACCCGTGGTGATCGCGAGCTCCGACCTGCTCAAGACGGCGGCCGACGACCGCGCGTTCCTAAAGAGGGCCGGCGAGGGGTGGCGCGGCGCGCACGAGCTGCTCCTGCCGGCCGAGCCCGCCGCCATGAGGAGGCTGATGGAGATGGCTGTGTACCGCCCGCCGCCGGCCATGATGACGCCGGACTTCGTCCTCCGGGACTTCATCCAG AAACTGTTCATGGACAACAGGGAGCAGCTCACCCATCTTTTCAAGGGGATCACAGTCGGCACCGACAAGTTCCAAGTCACACCATTGTCTCAG GAAGTGTTGATTGTGTGGGGAGAGCACGACCAGTTGTTCCCACTAGACAAGGCCTACGCAATTCAGAG GTCATTGGATGGGAAAGCTAGAGTGGAGATCATCAAGAAAACGGGCCATACTCCACAGCTCGAGGACCCGGCCCGGTTCAACAACATCATGCTCGACTTCTTGGTGGCTGCGGACAAGCCCGCAGATCCTGCTCGCACCAATGGCAGCTCGCTATGA